CCCGCTGGCGGGATTTTGTCCGGGAGCAGCCCTACGGCAACCTTTTTGACTGGTACCGCTTTATCGGGATTGAGAAAAAACAAGGGCAGATCGGCGTGGATGAAGCGCACGACATCGTTAAGAAACTCAGCCTGAAATCCTATGAAGGAGGGTATAAGGTGATGATTGTCTGGATGGCCGAACGGATGAATATCCCGGCGGCTAACAAACTGCTGAAACTCATCGAGGAGCCCGCCCCGAAAACCGTGCTCATATTGATTGCAGAGGACGAAGAACTTCTGTTGCAAACCATCCGGAGCCGGTGCCAGCTGCTGCATTTCCCCCCCCTGCCCGAAGTGGTGATCGCCGACGGCCTGGTGGTCCGGGGCTCCAACCGGGAAGAAGCCACGCAAATTGCCCAGGAGGCCAATGGAAATTTCAACAAGGCGCTGGACCTGTTAAACAAGGACAGCGAGGACCTGGTATTTGAGCGATGGTTTGTGCAATGGACGCGCACGGCTTTCAAGGCCAAAGGAAACAAGGGGGCGGTCCACGAATTGATCCTCTGGAGCGAGGAGGTGGCCAAAACCGGCCGGGAAACGCAAAAGAAATTTCTCTCCTACTGCCTGTCCGTTATCCGGCAAGCCCTGCTGATGAACTACCGGGCGGATGCCCTGGTGTATATGAAGATGCGCCAGCCGGATTTTGACTTGCAGAAGTTTGCGCCTTTCGTGCACGAAAACAATGTGCAACCCATGGTGCGCGAACTGGAATCTGCCCTCTACCACATTGAGCGGAATGGGAATGCCAAGATCATTTTCACGGATTTGTCAATCAAACTGACCCGGCTGCTTCACGCCCGGGCCGCAAACATCCAGGAATCATGAACACGCTATTGGAACACGCTGCCGAAATCCTCATCCTGCTTTTTCTGATCATCACATTTATGCAGAGCGGAATCGATAAGGTAATGGACTGGACGGGCAACCTGAGCTGGCTGCGTTCCCACTTTTCCGAAACCCCTTTACAGGGACTGGTACCTGTCCTTTTGGCTATTGTCCTGATTGCAGAAATGCTGGCGGGGATTCTCTGCGCCGTGGGTCTGGTCCAATTGCTCCTGTACGAATCCGGAAAAATCGCGCTGTTGGGCGCTATTGTTTCCTGCGTGTCCCTGCTGATGCTGCTTTTCGGCCAGCGGCTCGCCAAGGACTACGACGGGGCCAAGACGATAGCGGTTTACTTTATCCCGGCCGTATTCCTGGTCTTCCTGTTACAGTAGATCCCGGCGCCCGGATACCCCCCGGACAGTGGCTGCCCGGGCCCTGATTAAGCAACAGGCTACTGCGTGGCCTGCTCGTTCAGATATTCGAGCACTTTATCTGTAATGTCCTGGCTTTCAGAGCCATACAGAACCGTGCCGCCTTCTCCTCCGGCCAGGATGTACGTGTAGCCATTGTTCTGGCCATACTCCCCAATGCGCTCTTTGACCTCCATGAGGAGGCTATCCATTTTCTGCTGGCCCTGTTGCTGCATGCGCTGCTCCTCCTGTTGCAATTGTGCCCCGATTGCCTGGCCCCGTTGCTGCAAGGCGCCAAATTCCTCCTGGGCTTGTTGCTGGGACATGCTCTTGGTTTTGTTCTGGAGGCTTTGTGCTTCAATCTGGAAGGCCTGGGAAATACTGTCGCGGCGTTGGGCAAAGGCTTCTGCACGGGAATTGTAAGTAGCTTCCAGATCCTTCTTTTTGCTGTAGCCGTCCAGTAGTGTCGCATAATCTACGTAGGCTACTTTATTTTGCTGGCAACTGCTCAAGATTATGGCGGCTGCCAAAAGAATTACTTTTTTCATGTGTACCTGATTTTTTAGGTGCGGGGCAAAAATAGGGGATTTGGGCCTTTCGTCGAACCTCCATCCAATTTATCTTTTTGCATGGAGGCCATACCGATTTGTAATGCGGCCCCCCGATGGAGGAAGCGGTTTGGGCTGCTATAGACGTACGCTATGCTGTTTTTGCGTTTTCATATCCTGAGTCTATTTAGAAGTTGGGCTTTTTAAAGCCTTTGAGAGCATTTAACAGCCTGCGTGAACCCCATGGGTGTCTGCCGTTGTTTTGAGCCCGTAAAAGGGCGCTATGGCCCTGAGTTGCCTGACGGCCCCCTCCTTCCCAACACATAGACCACGGAGGAAGGTTCCCGGGTAAACAGGGCTCCCAGGTTTGAAGTGAGCCCTTTCCATGGAGCCACCAGCGCCGCCCAGCGGTTGGCCTTGTATTTTTCCGATAGCCAGGACACATAAAAGGCGTCCAGCCACATCGGTCGCATAGCGATACACTCCAGCCCGTATGTGCCGAAAAGATCTTTTACGGAATGCTTTGAAAAATGCCAGAGATGCCTGGGCACGTCGTAGGCTGCCCAGTATTCCCGATAGTGGCGGGCATCCCAGGAACGGTGGTTGGGCAGGGCCAGGATCAGTCGTCCATCTGGCTTTAGTCGATTGAGTAAATTGGAAATGGTTGCTTCCAGATCGGGGATATGCTCCAGTACGTGCCAGAGCACAATCGCGTCATTGGCAGCTGCGGGCACTTCGTGCAACTTCTCAAATACTTTGAGTTTTTTCTGCAAGGCACGATGTCTGGCTCCCCTATTTGGCTCTACCCCGCTCACGCTCCAGTGGCGGGAAGCAACCTGTAAAAAGTCTCCCTGTCCCGTACCAATCTCCAGTATCTCCCCTCCGGCGGGGACGAATTTTGCCACCAACCGGACCTTCCAATTTACGTTCCATGCCCGGGCCAATTGATACAATCGGCCAAACAGCGTTTCCGGACGATCACGATGTGAAAGGTAGTCTCGGGATTCGTAGTAGCGCGTCAGGTCCTCGGGTACGGGATGAGTCATCAGCAGGCCGTGTATTTTGTCATGCCGGTGCAGTTGGAATTCCTCCCCGCTCACCATATAGTCCCTGGTGGTCAAAACTGGATCCTGGAGCATCGAGGGGGGTTTCGTTGAATTTTCGGCCATCATTTACGCGTTCTTGTCCGGATTGTTCCACGTGGAACTATCGATTCAAAAAAACCATCAGGACGCTGATGTCGCTTGGGGATACCCCGCTTACCCGCGAGGCCTGTGAGAGGGTTGCGGGACGGATCCGGCCGAGTTTTTCCCGGGCTTCGTAGGAGAGCGATTTTACCTGACTATAATCAAAACCTTCCGGTATCTTAACATTCTCGAGGCGCTGCAATTTATCTGCATTGTTCTTTTCCTTTTCGATATATCCGGAATATTTCACCTCAATTTCAGCCTGCTCAAGCACTTCCTGACCCAGTTGGTTCTCCCGAACATATTCCGATACACTCTCCAGTTGCATCATATGCTCCATTTGCACCTGAGGCCTGGAAAACACCTTGAATAATTTATCGCCCTGATCCACATTTTTCGATCCGACAGTTTCCAGGATGGGGTTGATTTCTTCCGGGACAAAGCTGGTCTTTTTAAAGAACCCGACCAAATCCTGGGATTGGGCCTTCTTCTGCTCCACTGCCCGCATGCGCTCTTCGCTTGCCAGGCCCATCCGAAAGGACTTCTCCGTAAGCCGCAGATCCGCATTGTCCTGTCGCAATAAAGTGCGGTACTCCGCACGACTCGTAAACATCCGGTAGGGTTCTTCCGTGCCCTTGGTAATCAGGTCGTCGATCAGTACCCCGATATACGCTTCGTCCCGCCGCAGAATAAACGGCTCCTTTTCATTTAATTTCAAGTGGGCATTGATCCCCGCCATCAAACCCTGGGAAGCGGCTTCTTCATACCCCGTTGTGCCGTTGATCTGCCCGGCGAAATACAAATTCTCAATGAGCTTCGTCTCCAGGGTATGCCGTAACTGGGTGGGGGGAAAATAGTCGTACTCAATGGCATAACCCGGACGGAAAAACTTCACGTTTTCGAATCCCGCCACTGAACGCAGCGCACGGAACTGGACGTCCTCCGGCAGGGAAGTTGAGAAGCCGTTTACATAGACCTCAACGGTATCCCACCCCTCCGGTTCCACAAACAATTGGTGCCGGTCTTTATCCTTAAACCGGTGGATTTTATCTTCAATTGAGGGGCAATACCTCGGGCCGATGCTTTGGATGCGACCATTAAACATCGGGCTCCGGTCAAACCCCTCCATTAATAATTCATGTACCTCCGGACTCGTATACGTCATATGACATTCCCTTTGCCTTGTAAGTTTAGGAGTGTCCAGATACGAGAAACGACCCGGCTCTGCATCGCCTGGCTGGGGGATCATCTTAGAAAAATCAAGGCTCCTGCCGTCCACGCGAGGCGGCGTGCCTGTTTTCATACGGCCGGTATCAAAGCCCATTTCTGCAAGCTGCTCGGTGATGCCCCGGGCGGCGCGCTCCCCCGCCCGACCGCCTCCGAATTGCTTTTCGCCTATATGGATTAATCCGTTCAGAAAAGTTCCGTTGGTAAGAACCACGCTCCGGCCACGGATTTCCAACCCGAGAGAGGTACGCACCCCAACCACCCGATCTTCCGAAACGATCAGATCACTGACCATTTCCTGGTAAAAATCGAGGTGCTGGGTACGTTCCAGCGACAACCGCCATTCTTCTGCAAACCGCATCCGATCATTCTGGGTGCGGGGACTCCACATGGCCGGTCCTTTGGATTTGTTCAGCATTTTAAACTGTATGGCCGACCGGTCGGATACGATACCACTGTAGCCTCCCAGAGCGTCAATTTCCCGGACAATCTGACCCTTGGCAATGCCACCCATGGCAGGGTTGCAGGACATCTGTCCAATGGTCTGAAGGTTCATGGTAACCAGCAGGGTTTTTGAGCCCAGGTTAGCTGCAGCAGCCGCAGCCTCGCATCCGGCGTGACCTCCACCTACTA
This genomic window from Robiginitalea biformata HTCC2501 contains:
- the mnmG gene encoding tRNA uridine-5-carboxymethylaminomethyl(34) synthesis enzyme MnmG — protein: MFTEEYDVIVVGGGHAGCEAAAAAANLGSKTLLVTMNLQTIGQMSCNPAMGGIAKGQIVREIDALGGYSGIVSDRSAIQFKMLNKSKGPAMWSPRTQNDRMRFAEEWRLSLERTQHLDFYQEMVSDLIVSEDRVVGVRTSLGLEIRGRSVVLTNGTFLNGLIHIGEKQFGGGRAGERAARGITEQLAEMGFDTGRMKTGTPPRVDGRSLDFSKMIPQPGDAEPGRFSYLDTPKLTRQRECHMTYTSPEVHELLMEGFDRSPMFNGRIQSIGPRYCPSIEDKIHRFKDKDRHQLFVEPEGWDTVEVYVNGFSTSLPEDVQFRALRSVAGFENVKFFRPGYAIEYDYFPPTQLRHTLETKLIENLYFAGQINGTTGYEEAASQGLMAGINAHLKLNEKEPFILRRDEAYIGVLIDDLITKGTEEPYRMFTSRAEYRTLLRQDNADLRLTEKSFRMGLASEERMRAVEQKKAQSQDLVGFFKKTSFVPEEINPILETVGSKNVDQGDKLFKVFSRPQVQMEHMMQLESVSEYVRENQLGQEVLEQAEIEVKYSGYIEKEKNNADKLQRLENVKIPEGFDYSQVKSLSYEAREKLGRIRPATLSQASRVSGVSPSDISVLMVFLNR
- a CDS encoding DNA polymerase III subunit — encoded protein: MRFADILGLAHLKKHLTSSADGGRIPHAQLFVGPEGCGTLPMAVAYARYILCGNSGGENDGPNTACNSKCERLAHPDLHFAFPVANSDTVKSHAVSDHYLPRWRDFVREQPYGNLFDWYRFIGIEKKQGQIGVDEAHDIVKKLSLKSYEGGYKVMIVWMAERMNIPAANKLLKLIEEPAPKTVLILIAEDEELLLQTIRSRCQLLHFPPLPEVVIADGLVVRGSNREEATQIAQEANGNFNKALDLLNKDSEDLVFERWFVQWTRTAFKAKGNKGAVHELILWSEEVAKTGRETQKKFLSYCLSVIRQALLMNYRADALVYMKMRQPDFDLQKFAPFVHENNVQPMVRELESALYHIERNGNAKIIFTDLSIKLTRLLHARAANIQES
- a CDS encoding class I SAM-dependent methyltransferase, producing the protein MLQDPVLTTRDYMVSGEEFQLHRHDKIHGLLMTHPVPEDLTRYYESRDYLSHRDRPETLFGRLYQLARAWNVNWKVRLVAKFVPAGGEILEIGTGQGDFLQVASRHWSVSGVEPNRGARHRALQKKLKVFEKLHEVPAAANDAIVLWHVLEHIPDLEATISNLLNRLKPDGRLILALPNHRSWDARHYREYWAAYDVPRHLWHFSKHSVKDLFGTYGLECIAMRPMWLDAFYVSWLSEKYKANRWAALVAPWKGLTSNLGALFTREPSSVVYVLGRRGPSGNSGP
- a CDS encoding OmpH family outer membrane protein, with the translated sequence MKKVILLAAAIILSSCQQNKVAYVDYATLLDGYSKKKDLEATYNSRAEAFAQRRDSISQAFQIEAQSLQNKTKSMSQQQAQEEFGALQQRGQAIGAQLQQEEQRMQQQGQQKMDSLLMEVKERIGEYGQNNGYTYILAGGEGGTVLYGSESQDITDKVLEYLNEQATQ